Below is a genomic region from Helianthus annuus cultivar XRQ/B chromosome 2, HanXRQr2.0-SUNRISE, whole genome shotgun sequence.
ATACATTTCTAACGTTAAAATTACCATTTTTCATCTCACAGGGTGCTTTTGGGAAGGATGCACTTGTTGGATTTGGTTTAACGACATATTTGTTACTTGGGCTTGGAGTGGTATGCCACCTTTAGTTTCTCCAAACATTACTTTTTAAACGAGTAAAATGCCGTTTTCGTCCCTGacgtttggccagttttgcaagtttcgtctaaaggtttgtaattccgcatctggatccaaaaggtttgaaagcttgccattttcatcatgctcgttaactccatccatttttctctgttaagtcaagggtattttcgtttttttttttgttaacttgaAAGGCAACTTGGACTTTTTAAAAAGATCAAATTGCCTTTCAAGTTgataaaaaagacaaaaatatccacgacttaatggagaaaaatggatggagttaatgagctggatgaaaatgcaagatttcaaaccttttggatccagatgcggaaaacaaACCTTTGAAGGGAACTCGCAAAACTGGCaaaacctcagggatgaaaattGTATTTTACTCCTTTATAAACTTATGGAAAGTTGGATTTTTAAAAGATCATATTTGTAGCTAATAAAATGTTATAACAAAGACACAATAGAAGTATTAATATTGTTTGGTATATTTCCTTGAATGCAGCTCGGTGGACCTTTGTCGCTTCCTTGGGGATTATATGTGCTAATATGCCAGGTACGAGTCTCAAAGGTTACAACCACCCCAATAGTACacgaatagtccctgtggtttatcatAATTTAGTTccggtccctagctttccaaaatacacagatggtccctgtggtttgcactttgtaatgcatttagtccccaacttttttcaaaagtacatggatggtccctgtggtttgcactttgcaACGCGTTTAGTCCCTATCTTGGACATGCTAAAagctttagatttgttggctagggactaaatgtgttataaagtgcaaactacagggaccatTTGTTTACTTTTCAAAtgttagggaccaaatccaaaattttgttaCACCATAGGGACCATTCGTGTACTTCACTAGTTCACTCTTTAAAAAATGCCATCTTTGAAGAAAAAAATCATGATTGGATGACCAAGCTCTAGCTTTAAATATGAAACGAAAAACGGACCtcctaaaaaataataattaatgaAGCTTTAAAAataccctttttttttttttagaaaagcATTTGTAAAAACGGtggttttttgtttgtttgtattCTTAGTGTATACCATGGTTTTAAACCATGGATTCCCTTCCTCGAatttcataagtttaaagttcgttttttctttttttcattttcatttaacatataatttagttttgttttttgtAATATTTAATAGATataggatcctgtacattaatccagaagtgtgagaagagTGAGAAGTGTATTAAAACactataacaccatataaacaccgtataacactatgtaacaccatatataccatataacattatgtaacacatataacactatataacaaatataacactatattttgtctgatagcatgtctatgatagatgtatagtgttatatttgttatatagtgttatacagtgtttatatggtgttataatacacttctcacacttctggattaatgtacaggatccctggattaggatcaaatacaaaggatcctaattgtaagaagtgtacaaaggctcctaaaaaaacccactacacaaaaaaccttaaaacatccaccaccaccaaaaacctaaacccccaccccctcccccatcacccaccattttttttttttttttttttttttggcgagggggtgggggtttaggtttttgggtggtgggtgtttagttttatttttagattttctttttttttttttttttggggggggggggtaggtttttttaggtttttggggggtgggggttaggttttttggttttttttttggtgaggtatagttttttttgtttttctttgcccgggggggggggggtgtttaggtttttgggtggtggtggggtgggtgtttaggttttcggtggtgatgtagtgggtttaattttaggttattgaacacttgtcactctataaatccttcttacacttcttacaattaggagcctttgtagaataacttgaccccaGGATCCCTACCCATATTTAATAAAAATCTAAATATGCAATATTGTTCAATTTTTCTTGTCTGCATTTCGATATAAGTTTTATTGAAATTAAAGTTGTATCCAAATAAAGTATTTTTTTCTGTTACATGTGCTGAAAAATACTTTATTCCGGATATAActctgtttttaataaaatttagagtaaattacacgGATCGTCCTTGTGCTATGCTTTTGGACCCCACAATTTCTTGAACTTATGGACCAAAGGTACAAGGGCAATCcgtgtaatttactctaaaatttaGATCGAAATGTATGACCCGAGTTATTTTTGAACAAAGCTGTGCATTAAGATTTTTTAGATATTAAGCATTACAAATTATTAGAAAAGCTATTTTATACGTTAattgtaaaaaaagaaaaaagagttaactgccattttcgtccctgtggtttggtcactttggccatttcagtccatttttcaaaaatgcgccattttcctccccgacgttctggaaaggtgtcatttcagtccaaaaatcataacccagttaagtcagttagtaaacaaggactgattgtgtaaatttgtaacataaaggactgattgtgtaaatttgtaacaccaccaccactagccctgccaccaccaccactccgctgccaccaccaccgccaccaccgccaccacagccaccaccaccaccaccaccgccaccacagccaccaccgccaccagttAAGCAACGGCGTTGGATTCCTCCAATCCTCCGATGTATACCGAGTCCGAAACATGCTATATATACGACATCCTCACAAGCCACTCTCGACACCATTCTATCTCTCTCATCTCCCTGTTTTGATAACAATTCGCCGGAGACAACCGGAGAGGAAGCTCGCAACATTAGAGACGTCGCCGGAACTCGAATTCTCGTCGAAGTCGTCACGTCGGAACTCACGTTATACTTTTGTTCGATATACTTTCTTTATTTTCTTGTTCCCTCGATTTAGCCACTGTTAGAGTATCTAACTTTGATTTTAAAACTTTGATTTTAAAACGCCTCCTCTCCCTCGCTCTGTTCTCTTCTTTATTATAAGAATTGCTTAAACAGTCATCTCTCACCAACCTGTTGATTTCATTATTCTAGTGATCTTATGATAGCACATGCCAACATAAAATTAATGCTTTCAGCTTTGCTCTATTCAAAAAGATCCTTTAAGTTCTCTCCATATTAAAATGTCATTAAGTGCCCAATTTTTTAGCTCTCCCAACACTAAAATCTCATGTTATTTTTTTCATAAATTGGATAATGGTTTGAAATGCATTACTGGAAACAATTAAAATTTCATTTGAATTCTACTTCATCTTTATATGACATCTAACTGGATGCAGCGGTGATCAAAGTTAGATAAACCGATGCAGTTCAGTAAATATATGCATTGCTAAAGTTGTAAGGTACACTTACATAACTTATTTGCTTGCTCTAATAATCTAAAAACAGTTATTTTCATAGCGATAAGTAGCGGAAATCAAAGTTAGATACTCTAACAGTGGCTAAATCGAGGGAACAAGAAAATAAAGAAAGTATATCGAACAAAAGTATAACGTGAGTTCCGACGTGACGACTTCGACGAGAATTCGAGTTCCGGCGACGTCTCTAATGTTGCGAGCTTCCTCTCCGGTTGTCTCCGGCGAATTGTTATCGAAACAGGGAGATGAGAGAGATAGGATGGTGTCGAGAGTGGCTTGTGAGGATGTCGTATATATAGCATGTTTCGGACTCGGTATACATCGGAGGATTGGAGGAATCCAACGCCGTTGCTTaactggtggcggtggtggctgtggtggcggtggtggtggtggtggctgtggtggcggtggtggcggtggtggtggtggtggcagcggagtggtggtggtggcagggctagtggtggtggtgttacaaatttacacaatcagtcctttatgttacaaatttacacaatcagtccttgtttactaactgacttaactgggttatgatttttggactgaaatggcacctttccagaacgtcggggaggaaaatggcgcatttttgaaaaatggactgaaatggccaaagtgaccaaaccacagggacgaaaatggcagttaactcaagAAAAAATAATACTTTTGTGAGATGGAGGAGAGAATCCGTGGTTTGAAACCTGTGATACACTAAACTAAAAAAAAGCCAccaaatttttacaaatattttttcaaaaaacttaaCATTTTTGCAAAAATTAAATTAATATCCTAGCTAGTAGATATGTATTATGTAACACCTAAGGCAAATCTCACATTGTTATGTTCTGTCCACATGAGAGATACTGTGTCACAAGGAATGTCCCGCCTCAAATATCAGTATATCACCAACGTGTTTTGGGCCGGATGTTGCAGGATATAATATTATGTATAAAGTATATCAGATAGCGGATACAATTACTTGTTTTTATGTCATTTAACACTTTCCGAGTTCCAACAACGACTGCGACTATTTTTAGCTTGAAATAGAGAGGTGATTTGTACATGAcaaataaatttttttattatttttttattcttttactACTTCACCCTTACACCTTATAATTGTGTTGTCATTTTCGTATGATTAAGGGTAAAATTGTCAAACGACAGTTTTTTTTATCGTGTATGAATCACGTTTCCTGATATTCGCGTCTTAAATTTTACAGAGGTCGCCGGAAAAACCTTGCCTGAATGACGTGACAGAAGTCGGAACATGGCGGAGAACGGCGGTGACAGTGGCGATATTTCTAGTTGTTTTAATACTTCTGCCGGTATGGGATGAGTTAGCAGAAGAGTTGGGTATTGGTCTTGTAACCACATTTTAATACACAATAAAACAGAATAAGAAATCATACAATTTCATATTTAGAAAGCCATTAAAATATAATTTCATAACCATTCTTGTCTGCAGTTACTTATGGTAATACCAGAAGTACAAACTTATTTAATTATTACGGAACTTCGAAACATCCAGATTGAAACTTAAAACTGATCAGCAAACGCAAGCAGGTCCCCGATGTCTTCCATAACGTCATCATCATTTTCGAAATAAGGTCCAGTATACATCAGGGGATCGAAACTCGGCTGTGAAGAAGCAGCGTACTGATGGTCATTTGCAGGATTATGCATGTTTGAGTCAAACATGTtcatgttgatcatgttgttgtTTGAAGCAGATGAACCATTTGGATACACTGGCTGCCAATCAGGGTGGTGACTTGGCGGCAATTCAACATAGTTCAACTGTTCTGGCTGCAGTGGTGGACCCTTGGGTATGTTGTCCGCCATGAGACGCTCGGCTAGTAGCTTCTGCGCCATTGAACCATTTGGATACACTGGCTGCCAATCAGGGTGTTGAACTGGCGGCAATTCAACGTGGTTCAACTGTTCTGGCTGCAGTGGAGGACCCTGGGGTGTGTTGGCCGCCACGAGTCGCTCGGCTAGTAGCTTCTGCGCCATTGAACCATTTGGATACACTGGCTGCCAATCAGGGTGGCAACTTGGCGGCAATTCAAGGTGGTTCAACTGTTCTGGCTGTGGTGGAGGACCCTGGGGTGTGGTGGCCGCCAGGAGTCGCTCGACTAGTAGCTTCTGCGCCATTGAACCATTTGGATACACTGGCTGCCAATCAAGGTGGTGACTTGGCGGCAATTCATGGTGGTTCAACTGTTCTGGCTGCGGTGGTGGACCCTGCGCCACCATGCGTTTCTCGGCTATTAGCTTCTTCGCCTTTGCTAGTTCCATGTGCAAATATACAACCTATAGTAACAAACATTATAAGATTGAATGTTAAATGTATGTTTAAGAAAAATTGtataacagaaaaaaaaaactacaaagaTTGGAAGCATGTGCCTGTGTAATCAAATTCGCGACCACAGATACACAGCCGCTAACAGGGTCAGCCAACCTAGCCTGAGCTTCATACGTCAAGGTCTTAACAGCACTGTAGCGGTGGTGTAGCGGAAGTTGCACCAACAGCTTTGACACGTTGCTGGCCCCGAATATCTTGTGGACCGCTGCGAACAGTGCGGTCCCTTGTTCGGGCCCAAAGTAGGGTGCAAAGATGCACCCATTAACACACCTCTTCCTCAATAACTTACAGGCTCCACAAGGGGCACCATTAGGCGAGTCACTTGACCTGCCGGCTCGCTTTCTGCCACCCTTCATCGGAGCGTTCAATGAACCGTGTTCATTGTTTGGCTCTGCCATGATTCAAAGACGAGTGTAGATAGATGTTTCCGAATGTGGTTATATAGACTTATTAAAGGCCCCGGCACACAAAAATCATGAGAGGGTAAGCGAGGATTGTAACGGGTTAGATACGGACAAATATTTTAACAAGCATGTATCTCGAATTATCAGTGAAATGTCTAAAATACCCTGGAATTATCCGTTGTAACTTTAGTTCTTTATGACTATCACTAAATTAATATTGTGGCAAATTTACATCTAAAGTAAAAGATTTTACTACATTGGTTATTCCATATTCCATATGAGATATCACAAGATCTATGCTATGCTGCCCTTGCTTGGCATATAGAATATCACAAACATACCAATTTCCAATGTATCTACATATAGAAATAACCCATTGAAAAACTGTGATCATTTGTGAATGTAGGGCTAGTCTATTTGGTAGAGACATATATCTGTTATAGGGGTGATAGGGGTGGTCCTAGGTTCAAAACCTGAGCAAGGAGAGTTACTTAAATAATTGGTGCAAGACTATCCACGTTCACAAACTCAACCCAGTCTTTAATAAAATActaatttctctctcttccacctaACCACACAACCCAACCCGACATAAACTTTCAAACCCATTAGCAACCTAACCCAAACTAACTTcgattaaataaataatttatgaatattttttatttattttaaactgttaaaatatatttttttaattttgaaacaaatagttatttattttaaatataaaataagaaAAACGAAAAAATTAACATTCATcaaataacttatatttattctatatttaaaaatatatttttctgaACGAActctgtttttaataaaaattatatcaGGATATtcacaaaaatatattaaacgagatagtttgtttaaatttttgaaataacttaaaaattataaGTTATTAGAAAAAAAACTGATTATATTTAAAACTAATTGTTaacaaacaaaaaagaaaaagaatataaTAGTGATGCTCACTCTTATTGTGACACGTGGCATAGAAAATCACCAACCTAGGTTGCAACCCAGATTGCCCATTTTTCTTGTATTTTGCTTTTTCTTTAAATGATTTCAAGAACCCAACCCATGTTTGGGTCACCAATGAGAACATCCTAAGGTAGGATAGGAGCAACCTTTGCGGTTCGAAAAAAAGTGATCAACTTGTTTTGGTTTCTAAATAATCTAAAGCGAAAATCGAAACAATAACTTGTTGATTCAAGACTACTGATCTCTCATTATAGCAATCCCCAGTTCTGTTGAACAATATGCTTTAAATTTTGAgacaaatataaaaaaatatttcacTAAGAAAAGTTAATTACATAACAATAGCAGGTAGACATGCAACATGTTGCTCCACAACCCCTTTTGAATAGCAAATCCAATTCTAGCGAAAATAAAACTCTGGTTTTTAGGTGTTGAGAAATTGTTGTGCACGACCTTCTGCACTCTGTTCAGGAAACCAACAACGTTAGGGGCAAGGGACCCGGAAGTATTAAAGGGAAAGGGAATGAAGACATGTTAATTCTCCACACAAGCTTTTTCATGTTTAGCGATTTTCCCTGATTCTGTCTTCAACACAATATGGCCAACCACGAAATGTTTTTCCATGAACCTAACAAGGGGGCACCCCGATAAGATCTACACAAGTGTGCTTTCCACCTGTCCAATCAAATACAAGAACATCCGCTAGCTAAAGAGTGGACCTCCTTTCAAGCGGATCTGTCAAGAAATTCACAGGGGTCTCTTTTTTGCGGAGATTCCTACCCACTTAAGCACATCACATATGACATCCCTGACCAAGTCATGTCTGTATTTAAAACCCGGAAGCTACTTGCAATGGACAACATGCTCCCCAAAGTTATCCAAACAAACGTTATGGCAAACTGGGCAAGGCTTATCATGTGTAAACAAGGGGATCATTAAAATGCTTTAGAGCGAAGCCATTTAGCTCGTACTAAGCATTATCACATTCCACATTCAGATAGACATACATTATCACTATTCAAGAGTGTTCTCGTAACTAAAACACCTTATTTTATCATATGTTTAAGAATTCCATAAAAAATCTGTTCAACCTTCTTTAGCATtaatgttaggatctgaggctctaATGAGTGTGTTTGTTTGTAATAGATGATCAATGAATGAACATGATTCAATGATTTATGCAGCgaaaatgaacacaaactttgtaaacacaatcaaaggaggaAATAGTTTTGATAAATACATGCTTTTCATATTGATTCAAatgattacaatacaaatcaaaagattacaaagcatgcttacaaactaaaccccccctcagcctgatactccatggttgattgcacaagatgaaaggattggactggaagagaagaacccactcagtcaatcaaatgtaacagtacagggtactgttacatttataggcaaaccaaaccactgaagcatcttagctgacgtcaccatgaaagtgacatctaacaaactaacaaactctatctactgttctataaACAACTGATCATACAGACACGGATTATACTCTAaacactgatgtataaacactgattcttcattccactgttgtagtcgaccactgatgttgagcatcagtgctttctttaAAGGATGATCAGACCTTGAAAGAGCAGTACTTTAGTTCTTCACCAGTGCTTGGAATTCATCAGTAGACTGAGCTTCAGTCTTTAATCTTCATTAGTACTTTGAGTGGCAGTTGTTATACTAAGCAGTGCTTTGAAGTCTATCAGATgctagataaccactgtcaaggggagagcttgatgtaaacagctgcttatgactaatccactgttgtgaaccggTTTTGgttttcattatctgttcctctggtagggttcaatcccaacaatctccccctggaacagataatgccaaaacccttcattattctggatttttatttctcataaGAAGTTCCCTAACTTGATTTTTGAATTGAAGCTCAAAATCCTGAGAACTTGTATCaccctcatccctgcacagtgtaagttcaaggagatcctgtagatcttcaacaccaaGGCCTAGTGCTtgtttccttgatatgtacttcacttcaccattggatctgatcagggtcaatacatgggtcttttgatcagtcATCCATTTTAGTacttttgaacccaatgggtttcttgggagaggtttatttacAACTGGCTGAGCAGTGTTTGCAGGTTGATTAAGCTCAAGAGTGTCTACAATCATTCTTTTTATGCCCTCTTTCACAAGGTCATCTCCAGCAATTAACTCTTGAATTGATTCAACAACCAACTgtttttgactccttcttttgtagatggcagctgGAGCAGTGTTTCTCCTGATTTGCTGTTTTGATgatctttttgaaacctctgcttcaggatagtcaggcttttgtggagcagTAGGATCTGTCTTTCTTAATTTCTCCAAGCTTTTATAAGTGGCCATGACTTTATCTTCTTTCTATCTCATCACTTGATTCAAagacccataatcagcagcagctaattcctctttcattctcctcagctctacctttttatcaggtacattctttttgaactttgcccaatctgGAGGAGTGTGCTTGACCTTATTCtttatcatttcttgaatcctggctgcttcactttcaagctcagggatggtccactctttgtacatgtgtttttctcctttgtatttcttggttgccatgatgctttcaatgtagtcttttcttagAGATTCATCTGCTCTCTCTGAGATTTGTTGACAAACATTTTTTGCAAATTGCTCTAAGGATCTGACTTGTGTAAGCAAGAATTGATAATTCTGCCCAATTTATCTATCAGATTTTCCTTGTgcatttctttttgagatatcctctgcttgtttagctttgactttcaagtattcttcaatattgtttggccttggatatccttcaactgatggcaaactccttttagtaGGGTCGCCCTTATAATAAAAAGACTTTATTTCTTCTCTGACTGTTataagttcaagaggaaattgaacacctgcaggaggtaagggcttttGAATTTGAGCTGATGAGAGAGGAACAGGCTTGGGTATTGTAACAAGTGAtagagattttgaagatgttggtagtggtatccttctcctttttattgtaggagaggcagatgatgttttgggtggaacagtggtggtggtttgagtggcagtgatttgtgattgactaacagctgttgaaacaactggtgtttcaaccactgtcgtcattacaacagatgttgtaacatctgctgtcttctactttttggcaggaggtgatgttctttttggtggtgatggtgttggtggtaaggcagtggttatggtgtgtgttgaagtggtgtgtgttgaagtgatagCAGATGTTAAAACAACTGAAGTACTAGCCGATGTTGATACAGCAGGAGTTACAACAACTgcttgggtggaggtttgatgttggtggcttttggacagtggttttaaagtatgctttgtgagtctggatggtgtggacttgggttccctcatttttctagtgggatttctttttggcacaggattttgaacatcctttagcccagaacaaccctgcacattcagctccatgtaagctcttttctcctcattccaccttgacatattctttgccgctctatccctttttacacttgctactCCTTCTACTGAGCAGTGCTTTGAAGTCTATCAGATgctagataaccactgtcaaggggagagcttgatgtaaacagctgcttatgactaatccactgttgtgaaccggTTTTGgttttcattatctgttcctctggtagggttcaatcccaacaattaAGGTTCCAAGTCCTGCTAACCTTAGGATGGTATTATATATTGCGAATTTTGGTCACTCCCACTTTCACTTGATCTTAAAACTTTGTGAATAACAAGTGTCAAGGCAAGGTTCCATTTTGTGGGCTTGATCCCTCAATCATCTTTCTTTGGCAATCTTTTTATGAAAGGATCTATCAAGTTCTTACTTGAGTGTGAGAAACTACAAGTGATCCCCTTATAATTATCCAACTCATTGAGTAATAATGTTTAAGTTCGCTTTATATGAACTTACGGTTGTTCATTCTTGATAGTGTTGCTTTAGTATCATACTATACGAGAATCAAGTTGCCCTGGCTTTAATCATACGGGTGGGTTTATTAATAAACCACACACATACTTTGCTTCTTTGTAACATAAAGCCATAACAACAAATTTTAATTTCGCAGTTGAATATGTTACGAAACTTTGTTTCTTTGATCTACAAGACTAAATACCCCCAAGTGTGGAAATGCCAACCAATTGAGGTTAGTCGTCACTTCTTCAACTTAAACCAACATATAACCAAGTATTTAATGATACTTGTCGTATGTAGACCATAATCCATAGTTTGAGTTTGTTTTATGTCATTCATACATAATTTGATTATAATTTGATGACCTTTAATGTAATTGTATTCACATTTGTTTCATGCTATAGTCCTGAATCTTTTACACACAACGATTTGATCATAAATTGATGACATTGTTTGAGAACCATCGTATTGCAACAGTCTTATAAACAATCTTATCTTGCTCTTGAACCATGAAACTTTCATATATACCTTCTCCTTTTATTCACTTTCGTCTTGACAATTTCATGATTTATGAGTTTGTTAATAAAATATAAGGCCATTAAAAATCGAAAGGTTAAGGGTCCATATTTCGTTGGTGTTAATATTTGTCAACGGTTATGCAAGTTCTTACAACAATGAGTAACCTAGAAACTTGGGCAAATTTTGATTTATGTGAATTGTCGAACATGTTAAAACTGGCTTGATGCAAAAATTTGGAAGGCTTTACGACCATGCATCATAcacatgtaagattaaatatattatgatgtaatatttaatctagtagccattataatcctttaaattatatagatcaaaatatataacaacctattaaataattagttggtaattgttgatgggcctgtAATCTTTAGAAATTGGATGGCCATTCTCATTAATCAAAAGGGTTTAAATACAGGAATACAAAGGCACAATAAGGAAACTATATCTCCGTAAATCACGGAGTGATATGTGCACAATAAATACAAAAGATACAGAAATATATATCGGCTAATATCCTCCCGCAGTCGAAGCAGTAGCCGGCCGAATGCAAAGACTGGGCTTAAATCGTTCGAACAAGATATGTTGAAGCCCTTTTGTGAAGATGTCAGCATATTGGTATTCAGTGGGAACATGTAGAACGCGTACAGCACCAAGACGAACCTTCTCTCGTACAAAATGAATATCAATTTCGAC
It encodes:
- the LOC118488004 gene encoding LOB domain-containing protein 13-like, which encodes MAEPNNEHGSLNAPMKGGRKRAGRSSDSPNGAPCGACKLLRKRCVNGCIFAPYFGPEQGTALFAAVHKIFGASNVSKLLVQLPLHHRYSAVKTLTYEAQARLADPVSGCVSVVANLITQVVYLHMELAKAKKLIAEKRMVAQGPPPQPEQLNHHELPPSHHLDWQPVYPNGSMAQKLLVERLLAATTPQGPPPQPEQLNHLELPPSCHPDWQPVYPNGSMAQKLLAERLVAANTPQGPPLQPEQLNHVELPPVQHPDWQPVYPNGSMAQKLLAERLMADNIPKGPPLQPEQLNYVELPPSHHPDWQPVYPNGSSASNNNMINMNMFDSNMHNPANDHQYAASSQPSFDPLMYTGPYFENDDDVMEDIGDLLAFADQF